A stretch of Vespula vulgaris chromosome 5, iyVesVulg1.1, whole genome shotgun sequence DNA encodes these proteins:
- the LOC127063904 gene encoding dynamin-like 120 kDa protein, mitochondrial isoform X2, with product MKQILCGRLGHSVLLVSKSSKYPISKITTRCLMSGKISRVCRPLLASPHLRYFANPNRGYAMVIARILRGALKIRYILLGGALGGGVTLQKKYEQWKEALPDMTWIDTLIPTEQQWQKFRGSLLDVKTKLANKIEIDPRIKELGEAKYHEYRRWFEQRLENAVKAAEERALRDNDQESPTQAKDELSKSAVAFARPLSNENMEEERKKAQSSQQRLDAMQDELMQMQLKYQRELERLERENKELRKQMLLRGNQKVNNRKIKKSLIDMYSDVLDELSEYDSAYSTADHLPRVVVVGDQSSGKTSVLEMIAQARIFPRGGGEMMTRAPVKVTLSEGPYHIAQFKDSSREFDLTKESELADLRREVEVRMKNSVKNGKTVSQDVISMTVKGPGLQRMVLVDLPGIISTVTVDMAEDTKDAIRQMTQQYMSNPNAIILCIQDGSVDAERSNVTDLVAQMDPSGKRTIFVLTKVDMAEENLTNPERLKKILQGKLFPMKALGYFAVVTGRGRQDDSIQTIKDYEEKFFRNSKLFKDGLAMSGQVTTRNLSLAVAECFWKMVRETVEQQADAFKATRFNLETEWKNNFPRLRELDRDELFEKARGEILDEIVNLSQVSPRHWEEVLMVRIWEKVSMHVFENIYLPAAQSGGPGTFNTTVDIKLKQWADQQLPARSVESGWECLEQEFQHFMAQARLNPDHDNIFDNLKNAVVSEAMRRHSWEEKASEMLRVIQLNTLEDRSINDKRDWDQAVRFLETSVKEKLQSTEQILRDMLGPNRKERWFYWQSQTEEQQKRTAVKNELDKILYTDKKHPPTLSQDELTTVRKNLQRNSLEVDNEFIRETWHPVYRRFFLHQSLTRAYDCRKGYYLYHTGHETEMECNDVVLFWRIQQVLKVTSNALRQQIINREARRLDKEIKEVLEDYSQDNEMKIKLLTGRRVTLAEELKRVRQIQEKLEEFIQALNKEK from the exons atgaaacaaattttatgtGGTAGATTAGG GCACAGTGTCTTACTTGTATCAAAATCCTCTAAATATCCAATATCCAAAATCACTACAAGATGTTTAATGTCCGGAAAGATAAGCAGAGTGTGCAGGCCGTTATTGGCATCTCCACATTTACGTTACTTCGCAAATCCTAATCGTGGTTATGCCATGGTAATTGCTAGAATATTAAGGGGAGCATTAAAAATACGTTATATACTATTAGGTGGTGCCTTGGGTGGTGGAGTTACGTTACAAAAa AAATATGAACAATGGAAAGAAGCTTTGCCGGATATGACTTGGATAGATACTTTAATTCCTACCGAACAGCAATGGCAAAAGTTCCGTGGTTCATTGTTGGATGTAAAAACTAAATTAGCTAATAAGATCGAAATAG ATCCACGTATAAAGGAATTGGGGGAGGCAAAATATCATGAGTACAGGAGATGGTTTGAACAAAGATTGGAGAATGCTGTTAAAGCAGCAGAAGAGAGAGCATTGCGAGATAACGACCAAGAATCACCTACAC aagCAAAAGATGAATTATCAAAAAGTGCAGTTGCTTTTGCCCGTCCATTATCTAATGAGAATATGGAAGAAGAACGCAAGAAAGCTC aatcgTCGCAACAGAGACTGGATGCTATGCAAGATGAATTAATGCAAATGCAATTAAAATATCAACGCGAACTTgaaagattagaaagagagaataaagaattaCGTAAACAAATGTTATTGAGAGGAAAtcagaaagtaaataatagaaaaataaag AAATCCCTGATAGACATGTACAGTGATGTTTTGGATGAATTAAGCGAATATGATAGTGCTTATTCGACTGCTGATCATCTACCTAGAGTAGTAGTTGTAGGTGATCAAAGTTCAGGTAAAACATCGGTACTGGAAATGATCGCTCAAGCAAGAATATTTCCAAG GGGTGGTGGTGAAATGATGACGCGTGCACCAGTCAAAGTTACCTTAAGCGAAGGGCCGTATCACATCGCACAGTTTAAAGATAGTTCTAGAGAATTTGATTTAACTAAGGAATCAGAGTTAGCTGATCTTAGACGAGAAGTTGAAGTACGTATGAAGAATAGCGTAAAAAATGGGAAAACAGTTAGTCAAGATGTTATTTCTATGACGGTAAAAGGACCTGGTCTTCAGCGCATGGTATTAGTTGACCTTCCTGGTATTATTAGt ACAGTTACTGTTGATATGGCAGAAGATACTAAAGATGCTATTCGACAAATGACTCAGCAATACATGAGTAATCCCAATGCTATAATCCTATGTATTCAAGATGGTTCGGTTGACGCAGAAAGAAGCAATGTAACGGACCTTGTTGCTCAAATGGATCCTAGTGGAAAAAGAACTATCTTTGTTTTAACCAAAGTAG ATATGgcagaagaaaatttaactaATCCAGAAAgactaaagaaaatattgcaaGGAAAATTATTCCCAATGAAAGCTTTAGGATATTTTGCTGTTGTAACTGGTCGCGGTAGACAAGACGATAGTATACAAACAATTAAAgattatgaagaaaaattctttagaaATTCCAAACTTTTTAA aGATGGCTTGGCAATGTCAGGTCAAGTAACTACCAGAAATTTGAGTTTGGCAGTAGCTGAATGTTTTTGGAAAATGGTAAGGGAAACGGTAGAGCAACAAGCTGACGCTTTCAAAGCTACTAGATTTAATTTAGAAACcgaatggaaaaataatttcccaag ATTACGCGAGTTGGATAGAGACGAACTATTCGAAAAGGCCCGCGGTGAAATTTTGGATGAAATTGTGAATTTATCTCAAGTCTCGCCTAGACATTGGGAAGAAGTTCTGATGGTACGAATTTGGGAAAAAGTTAGTATGCAcgtatttgaaaatatctaCTTACCTGCGGCACAAAGTGGTGGTCCAG GTACATTTAATACAACCGTCGACATTAAATTGAAGCAATGGGCGGATCAACAACTTCCAGCACGTAGCGTTGAAAGCGGTTGGGAATGTTTAGAACAAGAATTTCAACATTTCATGGCACAAGCTCGATTGAATCCTGATCacgataatatatttgataatttaaagAATGCGGTGGTGAGCGAGGCGATGAGAAGACATTCGTGGGAAGAAAAA gCATCTGAAATGTTACGAGTTATTCAACTGAACACTTTGGAAGACAGAAGTATAAACGACAAACGAGACTGGGATCAAGCTGTACGATTTTTAGAAACAtctgttaaagaaaaattacaaagtaCCGAACAAATTTTACGAGATATGTTAGGCCCTAATCGTAAGGAACGTTGGTTTTATTGGCAAAGTCAAACTGAGGAACAACAAAAACGGACTGCAGTGAAAAATGAATTAGATAAGATACTTTACACCGACAAA AAACATCCACCTACACTCAGTCAGGATGAGCTTACAaccgttagaaaaaatttgcAACGCAATTCCTTGGAAGTAGATAATGAATTTATACGTGAAACTTGGCATCCGGTTTACAGAAGATTTTTCTTACATCAGAGCTTAACCAGAGCTTATGATTGTAGAAAGGGTTATTATCTTTATCACACTGGTCATGAAACTGAA ATGGAATGTAACGACGTGGTACTATTCTGGAGAATTCAGCAAGTATTAAAAGTAACTTCGAACGCGCTCAGACAGCAGATAATAAATCGCGAGGCTCGTAGGTTAGACAAGGAAATCAAAGAGGTTTTAGAAGATTATAGTCAAGATAACGAAATGAAGATCAAATTGCTCACAGGTAGACGTGTCACGTTAGCTGAAGAATTGA aacGCGTTAGacaaattcaagaaaaattagaagaatttATCCAAGcgttgaataaagaaaaatga
- the LOC127063904 gene encoding dynamin-like 120 kDa protein, mitochondrial isoform X1 — MKQILCGRLGHSVLLVSKSSKYPISKITTRCLMSGKISRVCRPLLASPHLRYFANPNRGYAMVIARILRGALKIRYILLGGALGGGVTLQKKYEQWKEALPDMTWIDTLIPTEQQWQKFRGSLLDVKTKLANKIEIDPRIKELGEAKYHEYRRWFEQRLENAVKAAEERALRDNDQESPTRVIDAITSIANQVYSEAKDELSKSAVAFARPLSNENMEEERKKAQSSQQRLDAMQDELMQMQLKYQRELERLERENKELRKQMLLRGNQKVNNRKIKKSLIDMYSDVLDELSEYDSAYSTADHLPRVVVVGDQSSGKTSVLEMIAQARIFPRGGGEMMTRAPVKVTLSEGPYHIAQFKDSSREFDLTKESELADLRREVEVRMKNSVKNGKTVSQDVISMTVKGPGLQRMVLVDLPGIISTVTVDMAEDTKDAIRQMTQQYMSNPNAIILCIQDGSVDAERSNVTDLVAQMDPSGKRTIFVLTKVDMAEENLTNPERLKKILQGKLFPMKALGYFAVVTGRGRQDDSIQTIKDYEEKFFRNSKLFKDGLAMSGQVTTRNLSLAVAECFWKMVRETVEQQADAFKATRFNLETEWKNNFPRLRELDRDELFEKARGEILDEIVNLSQVSPRHWEEVLMVRIWEKVSMHVFENIYLPAAQSGGPGTFNTTVDIKLKQWADQQLPARSVESGWECLEQEFQHFMAQARLNPDHDNIFDNLKNAVVSEAMRRHSWEEKASEMLRVIQLNTLEDRSINDKRDWDQAVRFLETSVKEKLQSTEQILRDMLGPNRKERWFYWQSQTEEQQKRTAVKNELDKILYTDKKHPPTLSQDELTTVRKNLQRNSLEVDNEFIRETWHPVYRRFFLHQSLTRAYDCRKGYYLYHTGHETEMECNDVVLFWRIQQVLKVTSNALRQQIINREARRLDKEIKEVLEDYSQDNEMKIKLLTGRRVTLAEELKRVRQIQEKLEEFIQALNKEK, encoded by the exons atgaaacaaattttatgtGGTAGATTAGG GCACAGTGTCTTACTTGTATCAAAATCCTCTAAATATCCAATATCCAAAATCACTACAAGATGTTTAATGTCCGGAAAGATAAGCAGAGTGTGCAGGCCGTTATTGGCATCTCCACATTTACGTTACTTCGCAAATCCTAATCGTGGTTATGCCATGGTAATTGCTAGAATATTAAGGGGAGCATTAAAAATACGTTATATACTATTAGGTGGTGCCTTGGGTGGTGGAGTTACGTTACAAAAa AAATATGAACAATGGAAAGAAGCTTTGCCGGATATGACTTGGATAGATACTTTAATTCCTACCGAACAGCAATGGCAAAAGTTCCGTGGTTCATTGTTGGATGTAAAAACTAAATTAGCTAATAAGATCGAAATAG ATCCACGTATAAAGGAATTGGGGGAGGCAAAATATCATGAGTACAGGAGATGGTTTGAACAAAGATTGGAGAATGCTGTTAAAGCAGCAGAAGAGAGAGCATTGCGAGATAACGACCAAGAATCACCTACAC GTGTAATTGACGCAATCACATCGATAGCAAACCAAGTTTATTCAG aagCAAAAGATGAATTATCAAAAAGTGCAGTTGCTTTTGCCCGTCCATTATCTAATGAGAATATGGAAGAAGAACGCAAGAAAGCTC aatcgTCGCAACAGAGACTGGATGCTATGCAAGATGAATTAATGCAAATGCAATTAAAATATCAACGCGAACTTgaaagattagaaagagagaataaagaattaCGTAAACAAATGTTATTGAGAGGAAAtcagaaagtaaataatagaaaaataaag AAATCCCTGATAGACATGTACAGTGATGTTTTGGATGAATTAAGCGAATATGATAGTGCTTATTCGACTGCTGATCATCTACCTAGAGTAGTAGTTGTAGGTGATCAAAGTTCAGGTAAAACATCGGTACTGGAAATGATCGCTCAAGCAAGAATATTTCCAAG GGGTGGTGGTGAAATGATGACGCGTGCACCAGTCAAAGTTACCTTAAGCGAAGGGCCGTATCACATCGCACAGTTTAAAGATAGTTCTAGAGAATTTGATTTAACTAAGGAATCAGAGTTAGCTGATCTTAGACGAGAAGTTGAAGTACGTATGAAGAATAGCGTAAAAAATGGGAAAACAGTTAGTCAAGATGTTATTTCTATGACGGTAAAAGGACCTGGTCTTCAGCGCATGGTATTAGTTGACCTTCCTGGTATTATTAGt ACAGTTACTGTTGATATGGCAGAAGATACTAAAGATGCTATTCGACAAATGACTCAGCAATACATGAGTAATCCCAATGCTATAATCCTATGTATTCAAGATGGTTCGGTTGACGCAGAAAGAAGCAATGTAACGGACCTTGTTGCTCAAATGGATCCTAGTGGAAAAAGAACTATCTTTGTTTTAACCAAAGTAG ATATGgcagaagaaaatttaactaATCCAGAAAgactaaagaaaatattgcaaGGAAAATTATTCCCAATGAAAGCTTTAGGATATTTTGCTGTTGTAACTGGTCGCGGTAGACAAGACGATAGTATACAAACAATTAAAgattatgaagaaaaattctttagaaATTCCAAACTTTTTAA aGATGGCTTGGCAATGTCAGGTCAAGTAACTACCAGAAATTTGAGTTTGGCAGTAGCTGAATGTTTTTGGAAAATGGTAAGGGAAACGGTAGAGCAACAAGCTGACGCTTTCAAAGCTACTAGATTTAATTTAGAAACcgaatggaaaaataatttcccaag ATTACGCGAGTTGGATAGAGACGAACTATTCGAAAAGGCCCGCGGTGAAATTTTGGATGAAATTGTGAATTTATCTCAAGTCTCGCCTAGACATTGGGAAGAAGTTCTGATGGTACGAATTTGGGAAAAAGTTAGTATGCAcgtatttgaaaatatctaCTTACCTGCGGCACAAAGTGGTGGTCCAG GTACATTTAATACAACCGTCGACATTAAATTGAAGCAATGGGCGGATCAACAACTTCCAGCACGTAGCGTTGAAAGCGGTTGGGAATGTTTAGAACAAGAATTTCAACATTTCATGGCACAAGCTCGATTGAATCCTGATCacgataatatatttgataatttaaagAATGCGGTGGTGAGCGAGGCGATGAGAAGACATTCGTGGGAAGAAAAA gCATCTGAAATGTTACGAGTTATTCAACTGAACACTTTGGAAGACAGAAGTATAAACGACAAACGAGACTGGGATCAAGCTGTACGATTTTTAGAAACAtctgttaaagaaaaattacaaagtaCCGAACAAATTTTACGAGATATGTTAGGCCCTAATCGTAAGGAACGTTGGTTTTATTGGCAAAGTCAAACTGAGGAACAACAAAAACGGACTGCAGTGAAAAATGAATTAGATAAGATACTTTACACCGACAAA AAACATCCACCTACACTCAGTCAGGATGAGCTTACAaccgttagaaaaaatttgcAACGCAATTCCTTGGAAGTAGATAATGAATTTATACGTGAAACTTGGCATCCGGTTTACAGAAGATTTTTCTTACATCAGAGCTTAACCAGAGCTTATGATTGTAGAAAGGGTTATTATCTTTATCACACTGGTCATGAAACTGAA ATGGAATGTAACGACGTGGTACTATTCTGGAGAATTCAGCAAGTATTAAAAGTAACTTCGAACGCGCTCAGACAGCAGATAATAAATCGCGAGGCTCGTAGGTTAGACAAGGAAATCAAAGAGGTTTTAGAAGATTATAGTCAAGATAACGAAATGAAGATCAAATTGCTCACAGGTAGACGTGTCACGTTAGCTGAAGAATTGA aacGCGTTAGacaaattcaagaaaaattagaagaatttATCCAAGcgttgaataaagaaaaatga